From a single Planctellipticum variicoloris genomic region:
- a CDS encoding UbiD family decarboxylase produces the protein MGYRSLQQCVADLELSRQLVRIDAEIDPRLEMAEIQRRVYQAQGPALLFTRVKGCRFPMLGNLFGTLDRTRFLFRDSLEAVRHLVELKIDPSQLARRPWRYRDVPQTLWTMWVRKVRKGPVSECQTTLDQLPPLQSWPRDGGPFITLPQVYTEHPDQPGFAKSNLGMYRVQISGNDYLPNREVGLHYQIHRSIGVHHAAAIRRGEKLRVNIFVGGPPAMTLSAVMPLPEGLSELLFAAALGRRGIRMICEPGRLPVWADADFCISGTIDPRRTKPEGPFGDHLGYYSLAHEFPVLEVDRVWHRKDAIWPFTVVGRPPQEDTAFGEIIHEITGPIIPTVLAGVKGVHAVDAAGVHPLLLAIGSERYVPYAAERRPQELLTIANAILGQGQLSLAKYLWIIAQEDAPELDIHHIDEFFRHVLERVDWQRDLHFQTRTTIDTLDYSGSGFNEGSKLVVAAAGPKRRELPTEVTGDLRLPPGFPGAKLCLPGVLAVQAPRYVPDSNGVDPAVESFCGAFRAGDPLNAFPLIVLVDDCEFTARTLNNWLWVTFTRSNPAADISGIEASTVQKHWGCRGSLVIDARIKPHHAPPLVEDPAVVRRVEELAGPGGPLHGLF, from the coding sequence ATGGGTTATCGCAGCCTGCAGCAATGCGTCGCCGATCTGGAACTGTCCCGGCAACTGGTGCGGATCGATGCCGAGATCGATCCCCGGCTGGAAATGGCCGAGATTCAGCGCCGCGTCTACCAGGCGCAAGGGCCGGCGCTCCTCTTCACCCGGGTCAAAGGCTGCCGGTTTCCGATGCTCGGCAACCTGTTCGGCACGCTCGACCGGACGCGATTCCTGTTCCGGGACTCGCTGGAAGCCGTCCGGCATCTGGTGGAATTGAAGATTGATCCGAGTCAACTGGCCCGGCGTCCCTGGCGCTATCGCGACGTGCCGCAGACGCTCTGGACGATGTGGGTTCGCAAGGTTCGCAAGGGGCCGGTCTCGGAGTGTCAGACGACGCTCGATCAACTCCCGCCGCTGCAGAGCTGGCCCCGCGACGGCGGGCCGTTCATCACGCTGCCCCAGGTCTACACCGAACATCCCGATCAGCCGGGATTCGCAAAGTCGAACCTGGGGATGTATCGCGTCCAGATCTCGGGCAACGACTACCTCCCGAACCGCGAAGTCGGCCTGCACTACCAGATCCACCGCAGCATCGGCGTCCATCACGCAGCCGCCATCCGCCGGGGCGAAAAACTGAGGGTGAATATCTTCGTCGGCGGTCCCCCGGCGATGACCCTCTCCGCCGTCATGCCGTTACCGGAGGGCCTGTCCGAGCTGTTGTTTGCCGCGGCCCTGGGTCGACGAGGCATCCGGATGATCTGCGAGCCGGGCCGGCTACCGGTCTGGGCGGACGCTGACTTCTGCATCTCGGGCACGATCGATCCCCGGAGAACGAAACCTGAAGGACCGTTCGGCGATCATCTGGGGTACTACAGCCTGGCCCACGAGTTTCCGGTGCTGGAAGTCGACCGGGTTTGGCATCGCAAGGACGCCATCTGGCCGTTTACGGTCGTCGGACGGCCGCCGCAGGAAGACACGGCGTTCGGCGAGATCATTCACGAGATCACCGGACCGATCATTCCCACCGTGCTGGCGGGCGTGAAGGGAGTCCACGCCGTCGACGCCGCGGGGGTGCATCCCCTGCTGCTGGCGATCGGCAGCGAGCGGTACGTGCCGTACGCCGCCGAGCGCCGGCCGCAGGAACTGCTGACGATCGCCAACGCCATTCTGGGCCAGGGACAGCTCTCGCTGGCGAAGTACCTGTGGATCATCGCCCAGGAAGATGCGCCCGAGCTGGACATTCACCACATCGACGAATTCTTCCGCCACGTATTGGAACGGGTCGACTGGCAGCGGGACCTGCACTTCCAGACGCGGACGACGATCGACACGCTCGACTACTCCGGGAGCGGGTTCAACGAAGGCTCCAAGCTGGTGGTCGCGGCGGCGGGACCGAAGCGGCGCGAGCTGCCGACGGAAGTGACCGGCGACCTCCGCCTGCCGCCGGGCTTCCCGGGCGCGAAGTTGTGTCTGCCCGGCGTGCTGGCGGTGCAGGCGCCGCGATACGTACCGGACTCCAACGGCGTCGACCCTGCCGTCGAGTCGTTCTGCGGAGCGTTTCGCGCGGGCGATCCGCTCAATGCGTTTCCGCTGATCGTCCTTGTCGATGACTGCGAATTCACAGCGCGAACGCTGAATAACTGGCTGTGGGTGACGTTTACGCGTTCCAATCCTGCCGCAGACATCAGCGGCATTGAGGCGTCGACCGTACAGAAGCACTGGGGCTGCCGGGGATCGCTGGTGATTGATGCGCGGATCAAGCCGCACCACGCGCCGCCGCTGGTGGAGGATCCGGCGGTGGTTCGCCGGGTCGAAGAACTGGCCGGTCCAGGGGGGCCGCTGCACGGTCTCTTCTGA
- a CDS encoding response regulator → MTTVLVVDDSPIDRRLAGGILEKDSVWEILYAGDAEDALDAVRRQPPDLIITDMQMPEMNGLELLTAVRREYPAMPIILMTAKGSEELASEALRVGANSYVPKRSLATDLVEISRRVLAATRDEQSLSQLMRRLTTRHEVFTLETDLDLLMSMCRYLQQVLTESWGLEKIERLRLGTALEEALLNAYYHGNLEVSSALKLTNHHDFYAMANARLTQEPYGNRRITVKFSLDDRQALITVEDEGPGFNPQTLPDPTNTENLDLPCGRGVMLMRAFMDDVAYNDAGNAVTLVKRRPLRRSSVKSGAATGSGPY, encoded by the coding sequence ATGACAACCGTACTGGTGGTAGACGACTCGCCGATCGACCGGCGACTTGCCGGGGGGATCCTGGAAAAGGACTCCGTTTGGGAAATCCTCTACGCGGGTGACGCCGAGGACGCGCTCGACGCCGTCCGGCGACAGCCCCCCGATCTGATCATCACCGATATGCAGATGCCGGAGATGAACGGCCTGGAACTGCTGACTGCCGTACGGCGGGAGTATCCGGCCATGCCGATCATTTTGATGACGGCCAAAGGGAGTGAAGAACTGGCGTCGGAAGCGCTGCGCGTCGGCGCCAACAGCTATGTGCCGAAGCGGTCGCTGGCCACGGATCTGGTCGAAATTTCCCGCCGGGTGCTGGCGGCGACACGGGACGAACAGTCGCTGTCGCAGTTGATGCGGCGGCTGACGACCCGGCACGAAGTCTTCACTCTGGAGACCGACCTGGATCTGCTGATGTCGATGTGCCGGTATCTGCAGCAGGTGCTGACCGAGAGCTGGGGGCTCGAAAAGATCGAGCGGCTCCGGCTGGGAACCGCCCTCGAAGAAGCGCTGCTCAACGCCTATTACCACGGCAATCTGGAAGTCTCGTCGGCGCTGAAACTGACGAATCACCACGATTTCTACGCGATGGCCAACGCCCGGCTGACTCAGGAACCATACGGCAATCGCAGAATCACGGTCAAATTCAGCCTCGACGACCGCCAGGCCCTGATCACGGTCGAGGACGAGGGGCCGGGCTTCAATCCGCAGACGCTGCCCGACCCGACCAACACCGAAAACCTCGACCTCCCCTGCGGCCGGGGCGTCATGCTGATGCGGGCCTTTATGGACGACGTCGCCTACAACGACGCCGGCAACGCCGTGACGCTGGTGAAACGGCGCCCCCTCCGGCGGTCGTCGGTCAAAAGCGGGGCTGCGACCGGCTCGGGCCCGTATTGA
- a CDS encoding PSD1 and planctomycete cytochrome C domain-containing protein: protein MDCRLLLATIAVVFVGERANGGDPDFARDVLPILSDNCFLCHGPDAKSREGELRLDLRSDELFGARKIITAGQSADSVLIERILSPDPDLVMPPPHTKKSLTPQQVDLLRRWIDSGAAWGQHWAYEPLDRPTIPQAGVRESRRSDLDALIQARLEREGLRPAQEADRARLLRRVTLDLTGLPPTPAETSEFLEDPAPDAYERVVDRLLASPRFGERMVWDWLDAARYADSNGYQGDGERTMWPWRDWAVGALNSNLPFDEFTIWQLAGDLLPDATLEQRVATGFCRNHMINGEGGRIAAENRVDYVMDMTETAATVWLGATFNCCRCHDHKFDPFTQRDYYQLFAFFNSTPVDGGGGNPQTPPVVELPSDEQTRRRHEAGQQLAERQTDLARYEQEKFPRDAGQTADLSPAAVERPEEIRKLLAIEPAKRNRNQLDQLAKHWRETLKDNPAEAAYAERVEALRNAIDRRDGVDREIPRVMIMADLPQPRETFRLSKGLYDKPLDQVGIGVPSNLPQLATNAPRNRLGLARWLVADDNPLTARVTVNRFWQQFFGVGLVKTAEDFGVQGERPVHPELLDWLAVEFRQTGWDVKRLCRTIVTSAAYRQSSRVTPELHERDPENRLLARGPRQRLPSWMLRDQALAASGLLVENVGGAPVRPYQPAGVWEEATFGNKRYQQDHGDKLYRRSVYTFWRRIIGPTMFFDTAARQTCSVKQTRTNTPLQALVTLNEVTFVEAGRALAERVLREAPTDTDARVRAMFQRILCRPPEPQETAVLAAAVARLRHQFAADPAAAAKFLAVGESPRDPEIDPVEHAAWGALAGAIFNLDEALSKE from the coding sequence ATGGACTGCAGACTCCTTCTGGCTACGATCGCCGTCGTGTTCGTCGGAGAACGCGCGAACGGGGGTGATCCCGATTTCGCCCGCGACGTGCTGCCGATCCTGTCCGACAACTGCTTTCTCTGCCACGGCCCGGACGCGAAGTCGCGCGAGGGAGAACTGCGGCTTGATCTCCGCAGTGACGAACTGTTTGGCGCACGTAAGATCATCACCGCCGGCCAAAGCGCGGACAGCGTCCTCATCGAGCGGATTCTCAGTCCCGATCCCGACTTGGTGATGCCTCCTCCTCATACGAAAAAGTCTTTGACGCCTCAACAGGTCGATCTTTTGCGACGGTGGATCGATTCCGGCGCTGCCTGGGGGCAGCATTGGGCGTATGAGCCGCTCGATCGACCGACGATTCCGCAGGCCGGGGTGCGAGAATCGCGGCGCAGCGATCTGGATGCGCTCATTCAGGCCCGGCTGGAGCGGGAGGGATTGCGTCCGGCACAGGAAGCCGACCGCGCCCGGCTGCTGCGTCGCGTGACGCTCGACCTGACCGGACTGCCGCCGACGCCCGCTGAAACCAGTGAATTTCTCGAAGATCCCGCTCCGGATGCCTACGAACGGGTCGTCGACCGGCTGCTCGCTTCGCCCCGTTTCGGTGAGCGGATGGTCTGGGACTGGCTCGACGCCGCCCGCTATGCCGATTCCAACGGCTATCAGGGGGACGGCGAACGGACAATGTGGCCCTGGCGAGACTGGGCCGTCGGCGCGTTGAATTCCAATCTGCCATTCGACGAGTTCACGATCTGGCAGCTTGCCGGCGATCTGCTCCCCGACGCCACGCTCGAGCAGCGCGTGGCGACCGGATTCTGCCGCAATCACATGATCAACGGCGAAGGGGGCCGGATCGCCGCAGAGAATCGGGTCGACTATGTCATGGACATGACGGAGACCGCTGCGACCGTCTGGCTTGGCGCGACATTCAACTGCTGCCGCTGCCACGATCACAAGTTCGATCCTTTCACGCAGCGCGACTACTATCAACTCTTTGCGTTTTTCAACAGCACGCCGGTGGACGGCGGCGGCGGCAATCCTCAGACGCCGCCCGTCGTGGAACTTCCTTCGGACGAGCAGACGCGCCGGCGTCACGAAGCCGGTCAGCAGCTCGCCGAACGGCAGACGGATCTCGCCCGCTATGAACAGGAGAAGTTTCCGCGCGACGCTGGCCAGACCGCCGACCTGTCCCCGGCCGCCGTCGAACGTCCCGAAGAGATCCGCAAGCTCCTCGCCATCGAGCCCGCAAAGCGCAACCGCAATCAGCTCGATCAACTGGCCAAGCACTGGCGGGAGACGTTGAAAGACAATCCGGCGGAAGCGGCCTATGCGGAACGGGTCGAGGCGCTGCGCAACGCGATCGACCGCCGCGATGGCGTCGACCGGGAGATTCCGCGCGTGATGATCATGGCCGATCTGCCGCAGCCGCGGGAAACGTTCCGGTTGAGCAAGGGCCTGTACGACAAACCGCTCGACCAGGTCGGCATCGGCGTCCCCTCCAATCTGCCGCAACTGGCGACGAACGCGCCGAGGAACCGGCTGGGGCTGGCGCGATGGCTTGTCGCGGATGACAACCCGCTCACTGCCCGCGTGACCGTCAATCGTTTCTGGCAGCAGTTCTTCGGCGTCGGGCTGGTCAAGACCGCCGAAGATTTCGGCGTGCAGGGGGAGCGTCCGGTTCACCCCGAACTGCTCGACTGGCTGGCGGTCGAGTTCCGCCAGACCGGCTGGGACGTCAAACGTCTCTGCCGGACCATCGTCACCAGCGCGGCGTATCGGCAGTCGTCGCGCGTGACGCCCGAGCTGCACGAACGGGACCCCGAGAACCGCCTGCTCGCCCGCGGACCCAGACAGCGTCTCCCCTCCTGGATGCTCCGCGATCAGGCCCTCGCCGCGTCGGGTCTGCTGGTGGAGAACGTCGGCGGCGCGCCAGTGCGGCCCTACCAGCCGGCCGGCGTCTGGGAAGAGGCCACTTTCGGCAACAAACGCTACCAGCAGGACCACGGCGACAAACTCTACCGCCGGAGCGTCTATACCTTCTGGCGTCGAATCATCGGTCCGACGATGTTCTTCGATACGGCCGCCCGGCAGACCTGTTCCGTCAAGCAGACGCGAACCAACACTCCGCTGCAGGCCTTGGTGACGCTCAATGAAGTGACTTTCGTGGAAGCCGGCCGCGCGCTCGCCGAGCGGGTTCTGCGGGAAGCGCCCACCGATACGGACGCGCGAGTTCGAGCGATGTTCCAGCGGATCCTGTGTCGTCCGCCGGAACCGCAAGAAACGGCCGTGCTCGCGGCCGCCGTCGCCCGACTTCGGCACCAGTTTGCCGCCGACCCGGCAGCGGCTGCGAAATTCCTCGCCGTGGGCGAGTCCCCGCGAGATCCTGAGATCGACCCCGTCGAGCATGCCGCGTGGGGAGCGCTGGCGGGGGCGATTTTCAACCTGGACGAGGCGCTCAGCAAGGAGTGA
- a CDS encoding PQQ-binding-like beta-propeller repeat protein, producing the protein MRCGLLILFAVSVTTGPVAQEPPVRRPFREAATVPADTTVAKSLGQVEEFAAAGRWQDALEILQQLTETHSAALTQIRAGEAGGTAWYANVATRANILLARLPADARADYRARLDPLAREWFAEWEVTRREAALQRILRTAFLSSYGDDALWALGEAAWDRGEFATARRLWTQLVPLPAEVTDDRFPGVLRYPDTDLDLAGVRARLILCSLMLKEPERARREIDRFAIEFPQAEGKLGGQTGSLIELLRQMSESLGLPQPLPWSGDFATFGGSMSRQWIAGELPDLATPTWSAELRRNSLPLWFRQVLQRDGGPLAYHPVIWRDLVLVADEGSISAWNLLTGEPAWSTEGNLRPEIYPAVPEDRESTPDRPSLGLPHYTLTIDDGRLYARMGWPVTSPSRRELRPLISTLVCLNLEQGQGQLEWMVSSEELPADGGPPWSWEGTPVVEQGRVFAVACRRRPQLELAVVCVEPAEGRVEWMRPVCTGRPQAEEDFNRISHLLLSAAEGRLFLSTDAGVILSLDATDGRLDWAVTYETATEPGGFRQSMPGFSLLPCVVHDGRVYAAPNDSDRILCLEAATGRTIWNQAMPERIRSLLGVGHALTHDVLITSGRSLWAFDVRTGKPVWRDHSDERGYGEGVLCGEQVLWPTREALLIFDQATGQLRRRIELDNPDAPGTGGNLAVAPGWIVVAEPTRLVVYWEYSGQRRKLLEGLSQEPYDHRLRLRLAELDAARGDMNAAKAEWTRVLEIADRNSNADIRQETEAAWLSWAGRWSGKSAEEGQAELAVNPLRDVLEQLSTPELQEAAHYRLALSEIQRGASGDPLTPLVSLLKGRRPTTENTRQLLRRILTDGADSIRERYAVEAGADWHFSPTAARTAIEHGASASERREIRTALATLESVADWPVSNDLQDQARRTAHMLEQRLQKSNELETSRPDASPWWQLSWERLLHSGEKVVVPQVAKAGADPSVLLLVNDRITAVRTNDNRALWTRVLGEPLLRVLATSDSLVLIQPQTLQAVDLWTGEAVWQRPSVDPSGSTRAQAGIGFDSEVLVLRADDGTFVARDVRTGEQRWRTRPPAGQLQLRWTLAEGRLWCQTLNPAHTWCCDLKSGAWEPPRYGLDRPWRSAPCVDASLMLGVVGDARAIHAIPAGESLSDRRFAGPLSQAHADPMLRTDGRRWWAIVDGLSISRFEPQSGIPSGSAALTSWPNRGLPGEVAWGRERAWCATDGVLRGALLENPAEVCELPLGDDRRWCVAFVPAIDDSAAGAIWVWPANGAAEVIVVNERDGRLRQRLPLSGDSGLEQVVSTVSGPVLVTERSLRLYAPIPRVTTAAAR; encoded by the coding sequence ATGCGATGCGGCCTGCTGATCCTGTTTGCGGTGTCCGTGACGACCGGGCCGGTCGCACAAGAACCGCCGGTCCGGAGGCCGTTTCGCGAAGCCGCGACGGTCCCTGCAGATACGACGGTCGCCAAGTCGCTCGGGCAGGTCGAAGAATTCGCCGCGGCGGGACGCTGGCAGGACGCCTTGGAGATCCTGCAGCAGCTCACAGAGACGCACAGTGCGGCCCTGACGCAGATCCGCGCCGGCGAAGCGGGGGGAACCGCGTGGTACGCGAACGTGGCGACTCGGGCGAACATTCTGCTGGCGCGACTCCCCGCGGACGCCCGCGCCGACTATCGAGCCCGGCTCGATCCACTGGCGCGGGAGTGGTTTGCCGAATGGGAAGTAACCCGCCGAGAGGCGGCTCTGCAGCGAATCCTCCGGACGGCGTTTCTGAGCAGCTACGGCGATGACGCCTTGTGGGCTCTGGGGGAAGCGGCCTGGGACCGAGGCGAGTTCGCGACCGCGCGACGCTTGTGGACGCAGCTCGTTCCGCTCCCTGCGGAAGTCACCGACGATCGGTTTCCCGGAGTGCTGCGTTATCCGGACACCGACCTCGATCTGGCAGGCGTTCGCGCGAGGCTGATTCTCTGCAGCCTGATGCTTAAGGAACCCGAGCGCGCCCGGCGGGAGATCGATCGATTCGCCATCGAATTCCCGCAGGCGGAGGGGAAGCTCGGCGGGCAAACGGGATCGCTGATCGAACTGCTGCGTCAGATGTCGGAGTCGCTCGGCTTGCCGCAGCCGTTGCCGTGGAGCGGGGATTTTGCGACGTTCGGCGGGAGCATGTCCCGCCAGTGGATTGCTGGGGAATTGCCAGATCTGGCGACGCCGACGTGGTCCGCCGAGCTGCGACGGAACTCGCTGCCGCTCTGGTTCCGGCAGGTCTTGCAGAGAGACGGCGGCCCGCTGGCCTACCACCCGGTGATCTGGCGCGACCTGGTGCTGGTGGCCGATGAAGGCTCCATCTCCGCCTGGAACCTGCTGACCGGAGAACCCGCCTGGTCGACCGAGGGCAATCTGCGGCCGGAGATCTATCCGGCCGTACCGGAAGACCGCGAGTCGACCCCCGATCGTCCGTCGCTGGGGCTGCCCCACTATACGCTGACCATCGACGACGGCCGGCTGTATGCCCGGATGGGCTGGCCGGTCACGTCGCCGTCCCGCCGGGAATTGCGGCCGCTGATTTCGACTCTGGTCTGCCTGAATCTGGAGCAGGGGCAGGGGCAACTGGAGTGGATGGTGTCGTCGGAGGAACTGCCGGCCGACGGGGGGCCTCCCTGGAGCTGGGAGGGGACGCCGGTCGTCGAGCAGGGCCGGGTGTTCGCCGTGGCGTGCCGTCGTCGCCCGCAACTCGAACTGGCAGTCGTCTGCGTCGAACCGGCGGAGGGTCGAGTCGAGTGGATGCGTCCTGTCTGCACGGGGCGTCCGCAGGCGGAAGAAGATTTCAATCGCATCAGCCATCTGCTGCTGAGCGCGGCGGAGGGGCGGCTGTTTCTTTCGACGGATGCGGGGGTCATTCTTTCGCTCGATGCGACCGACGGTCGGCTTGACTGGGCGGTGACCTACGAAACGGCGACAGAGCCCGGCGGGTTTCGGCAGTCGATGCCGGGATTTTCGCTCCTGCCGTGCGTCGTGCATGACGGACGCGTGTATGCGGCCCCGAACGACTCCGATCGAATCCTCTGCCTGGAGGCGGCGACCGGGCGCACGATCTGGAACCAGGCGATGCCGGAGCGGATCCGCTCCCTGCTGGGTGTCGGACATGCCTTGACGCACGATGTGCTGATTACGAGCGGCCGTTCCCTGTGGGCGTTCGATGTGCGGACGGGAAAGCCGGTCTGGAGGGATCACAGCGATGAACGGGGATACGGAGAAGGGGTTCTGTGCGGCGAACAGGTTCTCTGGCCAACGCGCGAGGCCCTGCTGATCTTCGACCAGGCGACCGGGCAACTGCGGCGGCGAATCGAGCTCGACAATCCCGACGCCCCAGGGACCGGCGGTAATCTGGCCGTCGCGCCCGGCTGGATTGTCGTTGCTGAACCGACCCGGCTGGTCGTCTATTGGGAGTACTCGGGACAGCGTCGCAAGCTGCTGGAGGGACTGTCGCAGGAACCCTACGACCACCGGTTGAGATTGCGACTGGCCGAACTGGACGCAGCCCGCGGCGACATGAACGCGGCCAAGGCAGAATGGACGCGCGTGCTGGAGATCGCGGACCGGAACAGCAACGCCGACATCCGCCAGGAAACGGAAGCCGCATGGCTGAGCTGGGCCGGGCGCTGGTCGGGAAAATCTGCTGAGGAGGGCCAGGCCGAGTTGGCCGTGAATCCCTTGCGGGATGTGCTCGAACAGCTCTCGACGCCTGAGCTGCAGGAGGCGGCGCACTACCGTCTGGCGCTGAGCGAGATCCAGCGCGGCGCAAGCGGAGATCCCTTAACACCGCTCGTGTCGTTGCTCAAGGGGCGGCGGCCGACCACTGAAAACACGCGGCAGTTATTGCGCCGGATCCTGACTGACGGCGCTGATTCCATTCGTGAGCGCTACGCCGTCGAAGCGGGAGCAGACTGGCATTTCAGCCCGACTGCGGCCCGGACCGCGATCGAGCATGGCGCGTCGGCGTCGGAACGCCGGGAGATTCGAACTGCCCTCGCGACTCTTGAGTCCGTGGCAGACTGGCCCGTGTCGAACGATTTGCAGGACCAGGCTCGACGGACCGCGCACATGCTTGAGCAGCGTCTGCAGAAATCCAATGAACTTGAAACGTCGCGTCCCGATGCGTCTCCCTGGTGGCAATTGTCCTGGGAACGGCTGCTCCATTCCGGCGAGAAGGTCGTCGTTCCGCAGGTTGCGAAGGCCGGTGCAGATCCGTCAGTTCTCCTGCTGGTGAACGACCGCATCACCGCAGTCCGAACGAACGACAATCGCGCGCTCTGGACGCGCGTGTTGGGCGAGCCGCTGCTGCGGGTTCTGGCCACGTCGGACTCGCTGGTTCTGATTCAGCCCCAGACGCTGCAAGCGGTCGATCTCTGGACCGGAGAAGCGGTCTGGCAGCGACCATCCGTCGACCCATCGGGCTCGACGAGGGCTCAGGCGGGAATCGGGTTCGATTCGGAAGTGCTCGTGCTCCGAGCCGACGATGGCACATTCGTCGCTCGGGACGTTCGCACGGGCGAGCAGCGCTGGCGAACGCGACCACCGGCCGGGCAGTTGCAGTTGCGATGGACCTTGGCCGAAGGCCGACTTTGGTGCCAGACGTTGAACCCGGCTCACACCTGGTGCTGCGACCTGAAAAGTGGCGCCTGGGAGCCGCCCCGGTACGGCCTGGATCGTCCCTGGAGATCGGCCCCATGTGTGGATGCCTCGCTGATGCTGGGAGTCGTTGGCGACGCTCGCGCGATCCACGCCATTCCCGCCGGTGAATCTCTCTCGGATCGCCGCTTCGCCGGTCCGCTGTCGCAGGCCCATGCGGACCCGATGCTGCGGACGGACGGGCGGCGCTGGTGGGCGATCGTCGATGGATTATCGATCTCGCGATTTGAACCGCAGTCCGGGATTCCGAGCGGAAGCGCGGCCCTGACGAGTTGGCCGAACCGCGGGCTTCCCGGCGAAGTCGCCTGGGGCCGCGAACGGGCGTGGTGCGCTACCGATGGCGTGTTACGCGGCGCGCTGTTGGAGAATCCGGCTGAAGTCTGCGAGTTGCCGCTGGGCGATGACCGGCGGTGGTGCGTGGCGTTTGTGCCGGCGATTGACGATTCTGCTGCCGGCGCGATCTGGGTCTGGCCGGCAAACGGCGCCGCCGAAGTCATTGTCGTCAACGAGCGGGATGGTCGACTGCGACAGCGATTGCCGTTGTCGGGCGACTCCGGCCTGGAGCAGGTCGTGTCGACTGTCAGCGGACCGGTGCTGGTCACGGAGCGTTCGCTGCGTCTCTACGCACCGATTCCGCGGGTGACCACCGCGGCTGCGCGTTGA